A window of Loxodonta africana isolate mLoxAfr1 chromosome 3, mLoxAfr1.hap2, whole genome shotgun sequence genomic DNA:
TATCACCCCCAATTTATGAGAAAACCAAGACCCTCAAGATTAAGGACTTGtccaaagcccacagccttggCAAAGCCTAGTGGTGAagctgggatttaaacccaggtaGTGGGGCTCTGGGGTTACCCAGGCTTAGTCAGGGATTCCTGTTCCACCACTCCTAGATGTACTGCCTTGGGCAGGTTATTCttcctttctctgctttttcatgttaaaaccaccaaaacctgttgtctttgagtcgattccaactcatagccactctataggacagagtagaactgccccatagagttaacaaggagcttctggtggattcgaactgctgaccttttggttagcagccatagcacttaaccattatgccactagggtttccatgttAAGTGGTATAATAGTACCCATCTCATGGGactgctgtgagaattaaatgagatgatgcctGTAAATGTCTTAGAAAGTACCTGTTACTTAGTAAGTGCACAACAAAGctagttaaaaacaaaaccaaagcaggCAGCGTGGTACATAAGCAGAGCCACGAAGAGTGAGAAGGGCTCTGCCAAGTAGaccagggtgggagggggcagggtAGAGGGTGCAGCCTGAGCAAAGGCATGGAAACACGAGACAGGGCTGCAGCTGCAGGCTGGCCAGGGGTGAGGGGTAGAGGCAGCTTGCTCCAGGAAGCCCCTCGAAGTCACATCCCTGTGGGGCCAAGCTGGACAAGAGCTGATCCAGGTTGGGGCTGGCGTCTGGAGGTAGAACTTATACCCTGGTTCTGGGCCCTCAGGGGCTGGGACGCAGGGCAAAAGGCCTGCTTTTCTAGCTAATCCCGCACCGGGTAGATGAAGGAGGGATGTGAGGGTGAGCATAAAGCAAGACTCTCAACAAAAGGTGTGTTCTCCTCAATACGCCAAGTATTCCGGTATAAAACAGCTGGTAGCCTGGCCCATCCCCTGCAGCTAGACCGAAGAGCCCCTAACCCCATctcccctctcttctctctccaggAAGAAAAGCTCCCAGGAGCACCCAATCAGCTCCGGACCCTTAGACCTACCCTTGCCACCTCTCTGGGAACATATAAAGGTCCTTCCCAATCCAGCCGCCCTCTGCCCCTCTCCAGACTGgctctgaggattaaatgggacAACGCACACGAAAATCCTTTGCATGATGTACGTGAAGGCTGTGGATGTGGTACCATTTTTCTTTGTTGCCAACTCTGGCAGACAAGCACAGTCCTGGGCACACAACAGGTTTTCAGCCAAAGCTCAGCAGTGCTTCCTGACAGAGGGCAGAGGGCACATTTGCTCCTGCTTGGGGTGGATGGGCCAGGCAGATACAGAGGACATCTACTAAAGCACTTTTTGATGTTGGTGTGATGGATGCTGACAGCACTTCTTTCATTTGATGGGGGGTCCTGAAAAGCAGAGGCTGTTCTGACTCATCTTTGGGTCGTGGAGCAGAGTAGGTAACTGATCaatgtttgattaatttcttcCCCCTAAAAAAGCAAAGCAATGCTATTGCCTTCATCCTGTTTGTGGATCAAATGAGATGCTACCTTTAAAGGTCCTGACAAGGGGTGCCTTCTCCCAGCTGGCTGGACTCAGCCCCAGTCCAGAAGGCCTGTGTCCTTCTCAGGACTACAGCTGAAGAAAAGAGTACCATGGGTAAAATTGAAAGTTTTATTAAAACACACAATATATAATAGCATCACTATTTGTCTGACATGTGCAAATCTATTTTCTTTATGTAATTCAAAAGCTCGGCTTTTTTGGCAATGGATGAACCTTCAAGTTCTCTGGCAATAGGCACCATGGTGTTAGACCAGGGCAGCGGCCGCCTCTGACACAGGCCGACTGGCCTCTCCTCTGGCTCCACATCAGGCAGGCACCCAGCACCACTgaactgcccaggcctgtgccaccTCCATACCATACCTGAGGGGCACTGCAGCTGCTGCTGACACTGGGACTGTCTCTCAGTTGCCTATGATAGTAACAGCTTAAAACCAGTTAGAATAATAAGAAAAAGCAGATTAAAACCCAAACGCACGGACATTCAGGGAAGAAAAGCAAGCCATTACACACTCTGGAAAGTCTATGGGCTTGCAGTGGGAATTTAAAGTCCCATCTTCGCTGGAAAAGCACAATTTAATAAAAACACCCCCCCCGCcccttttaaaatgaaataatactgACTTTAGCAGCAACCACAAACAAGGAAGAGGATGATAAATGAGGGACACATTTCGGTCACGGCAAGGAAAGATTATATGCTTCTCTGTGCTACAGGCTGGAAGACTGCTCTGGTTTGCCTAATGCAGAAGGCTCCCTGTCCTCCCCTGACTTGGGGGGATGGCTCTGCTCAGTCAAGGGAGAGGACGGGCAAACAGGACGTCTGTCCGGAGGACAGAGGAAGGTGGCAAGGACCGCCAGAGCAGGGTGACTGtgcagaaagggaagaggcacaCATCGGCGGCCTCTGTCAACTGACGTTTCTCAAAGCTCGCTCCCTGAAGGCTGCAGCCCCAGCCACTGGCCGTCAGGAGAGCACGCTGGATCTGTAGGCAGTGAGCAGGTGGGCAGGAGCCTAGCAAAGAGCTGTCCCCATCACCACTGGTGATTATACAAAGTGACAAGTGATTGCTTTCCTTTTCAATGACAACCCCTTTCGAAAAAGCTTTTTCCTCAAGGACCCTGGGGAACTGGGGGGCTGGGTGGgaacctcagggcctttgtggAGGGGAAGGCCTGAATGGGGCTACAGAGAAGGtcccttggcttgctctgcatacAATGACCTCACAGCTTTCCAGGGGTAATACCTGACAGACCTAGGGCCTAGAAGGGGGTACTGTGTGGGTCAGAGTGCTGTGGGTGCTGGGCACCGTCTGGCATCTGCACTGCGGCCTGCCTGGGCCAGGGCCCGCCGGCGGGCCAGGCGTGACTTGGAGGGAGGGGAAAGCTTCACCAAGCAAAGGCCCTCAGCCAGTGCCTCGGACTCTTCAGCCAGCTGGTTCTCGTTTTCCTCGTGCTGAGACAGCTGGCGGTTCAGGGCGATGGCCTCAGCAGCGAAGAGAGTCAGGTCCATGGTGCTGCTATTTCTGCTGGGGCAGGGCAAAGGCACAGAGGagaaggaggcaggactcaatcaggGTCAGCCACGCCAGCTCCTGGATGCTCCCATTAGCTGCTGCAGTTCTAGACTCCTACCAGATTTTTCAGAGCCAGTGTGAGCTACTCTCTCCAAAGTAGTTCTTGCTTGAGTTTGTAATCTTACTTCACCAAGGCTGCCTTGGCttctttgggaatggcttctcAGGCTCAAGAACGGTCCCGGACTTCACAGTTGGGGCAAATGCCACCTTCTGTTCAGAAGCCTCTCCTCTGAGCTCCCACAACTCTGCACATAACTTTCCTGGAGCAAGGGCCACAGCGGATCAGACTCACTGTGTAGATCCCTCTCCCCGTCATGGCAGCAGCGCCAAGAGCAGGGGCTGTACGTCTTAGGCCTGTGTCTGGAGAACCCAGCCCATGGCTAGCATATAACGGACATTTTGGGTTTGCTGAATAAATCTTCTAAGGTGGATCTGAGGTTTGAAACTAGCCAGGGGGATCTAGAGGCACTATTACAGAATAAGGTAGGAACCCAAGCTGGGCACAAGTATCTTGGGTCAAAATCAATTGAGACTATACAGGTATAAGAGAGGCTTTTGCATGTAACTCCTACACTGGCCATGAGGTTTGTTCTCAAAGGGGTTTCCCTCAGTGCTTTAACCCTGGCTGCTTTGGGAGTAGAGCAGTGCTCACTAGGAACACAATCTAGTTGTTAAAAAGGCTCTAGAGTCAAACAGATCCAGGTTTAAAGTCCAGTTCCCAAGGCtactgtgtggctttgggcaagttaactttattcttgttttctcatctataaaatggggataatagtagtaCCTATCTTTTAAATTTATCATGAAAATTATGGATATGATATTTGTAAAGCCCTTAGCACCATGTCTGGCATGTGGCAAATATTTGGTGCCTGGTGGCCATTGCTATTACTGTACATCTGTTAGGATGTGTGACAATTGGTCCCGCAACCTTATAGAGCTCCCGACACCTGCTACTTTTACCAACACGTGGCTGCAGAAGACGACCAAGGTAGGGTCTGTCTATGGCCTGTAAACGCTGACTTCCAGTTATAGGTAAGCCTAGTTCTGTGGATTCAAGTGGATATGCAAAACAGGTATTTCTCTTATAAGCAGTGCGAGTAGGGGTTTGAAAGGTGTTGGAGGGCAGGGGAAGCCATGCTGGTGGAGAAAGAGAAGGGAGGAAGTAGATATACAGTAGAGGGAGAAAGGGTGCAGTAGGGAAATGGGGGCCCAAGAGCCCCTTGAGGAGGATGACGCCTGAGCATTGAGATGGGCTCCCTGACCCCCACCCGCACCACATCTGAGAGCTTGAGGGAAAGTCAAAGCCCAGAAAGGACATTGGGTGTGGTTGCATTTAGTTTACCTCTGGAGGACTTGCGGCGTGGGGAGTCCCCTTTCTGGAGCTTGCTAGAATGGGAAGGACAGATGTGTGGGTAAGcgctgctccctccttccaagaGCTGCCCCTACCCAAGCCAGCACAGAGTGGGGAGGTTGCTACAGGCTCTCAGCCCAGAATGGGGACTTGGTGGTGCTTGCCTGCAGGGTCAGACCTTCCAAGGAGAGAGCAAGAAAGGTATGATCTGAAGTCACAGCCCTCAATACAGCTCCCCCTGCATGGGCAGCCCCCCTCTCCTCTGCCTGGCAAAGTCCTGATCATCCTTCAAGACCCCACTCAAAGGTCACTTCCCGGGTGAAATTTCACCTTCTCTGCCACCCCCCTACCCCAGTTCAAGCAGAGGCAGATCCTTGTCCCTTTGTGCTTCCACTGCTTTTTATAAGCATTCATTACACCATTGTGTCATTTATTCCTATCTACCTCTCCCCACTAGATGACAAGGACTGGGTCTTATTCATCCCTGTACTGCCAATATCTGGCATGTGCCAGGTGCTCAGTTAAAGACTGTAACTCTTAGCCACTTAGAGACTCTGTGCCTTGGATTGGATCCCTGTCTGTAACATGGGGCTAGCAACTTCTCGTCTCCTTCCACTGGCTGGGTCACTACAGCTGGCTAGGGCTTGGCAGATCAAGGACACACAGTCACTCACAGGTGGGCCTGGCAGATCTCATGCAGTGGCAGAAGTCAGGTATCATGACTAAGTAAGGAAGATTTCAAAAATGATTCTAGTGAAGGCTGAATCCTTAGCCTGAGAGAAAGCACTGTCATTTGCCTTTCAGGCCAGCTGTACCCAGACACCCAGGACCACGAGGAGAACTTATTTGTCCCCAATGCTGTTACACAGCAAGTAGGTAGCAAGGCCTTGCTTCTGGATGACATTTTTACATAAGGGGATAGTACTACAGGCCCCAAATGACAATGCCACACTGCTTCCTGGGCTGTGTGTTGGTCAATAGTGGGATGTATGTGCCAAACCCCCAGAAGTCTCTGTTCACTCAAGAGAGGCATGGGTCAGCTAGGGGCTTGGTCTCTGACCTGCGAAAGGGGATCAGTCTGGGACTAAGTTAGTAGTCGATTTACTCTGCATACATAGGGACTGAAGCTGCTATCCCAACGTCAGCCACCGGGGCTGGTGTTTAGTACCTGCTGCTGTGAGAGCTTCCTCATGGCCATGCTGCAGGCCTGTGGAGGTGGAATGCCACCCCTCCCTGGAGTCACTCACCCCCTGCACCCATGGATGCTGCAGAACCTGGGCAGCGCTGAGTCTCTGCTTTGCATCTCGAACCAGGAGCTTGGAGATGAGGTCTTTGGCCTCATTGGAGATATGCGCCCAGTCCTTGTCAGGAAACTCATACTTGCCTTCTTGGATGCTCTCAAACAGCTTGTTCTAGGGAAGGAAGAGTCCTCTGAGGTCTCAGTGGCCAGGACATGGACAGGAGGTTCCTGTCATCAGTGTGATCACCCTGGATCCAACAGACCTCAGTTGAAGTTGCGGCTCATGGCTAAATCATTATTACACAGAACACCTTTGGCTGGCCAGGGTGGCCATGCTAAAGGGTTAAATGGGTGATGAGTGGGGAATATCACCTATACAGAACAAAGCCCAAATACTTTGGCCCTTCATACAGGGCCCCCAGGAACTGACTCCTGGCAGTCTCTTCAGTCTCACCTGCCACCATCATCAGCCTCACACTTCCACTGGTCTTCCCTGCACACACATGCCCAGCTGTTTCCTACCTCCATGTCTTTGTTTGTCCTGTCCCTTccacttttatttcttccctccctccttcccctaaggaacttttgttgttgttgttagttgctgtcaagtcggttttgactcatggtgaccccatgtgtgcagagcagaactgtttcatagggttttcaaggctgttgactttttggaagcagatcgctcggcctgtctcctgaggagtctctgagtgggttcgaactgccaaactttcagttagtagtccagcacttaaccacttgcaccacccagggactccctagggAACTTTTTCTCATCCTTTAAGACTCAGCTTAGATATCATCTTCTCTAACAATCCTCCCCTGACATCAGGCTGAACTGAGAACGGCTTTTCTGTTTTACCTTGTTCTATTGAAATTATCAATTTACTTATCCTTTTCACCcactagaccagtggttctcagttcGGATGATTTTGCCCCCAAGGGGACatatggcaatgtctggagacacttttggttgtcacaaccgGCAGGGGAGCTACGggcatctagtaggtagaggccCGGGGTGCTGTTAAACATCCtctaatgcacaggacagccagCCCCCACAATGAAGAATCATCTAGTCTTCAATGTCAGTAGCGTGGAAGCTGAGAGTCCCTGCATAAGCCATGAGTTCCTTGAAGGCAGAGATTATGTCTCACACACCCTGGCAGCCCGACCAACTCTGGGTCTGGCCCAGAACCAGCACTCAGTGAACACTTGTTGCAATAAGCAAAATCCTGGCTACCTCTAGCTCACTTTGTCCACTTCCCACAAAGACAAGGGAAGGAACTTGCCAGGGGTGACATGAGTGGCTGGTACAGGGCCTAGAGTCTGGGTCTCATCCCAACCTGGTGCCCTCTCACACCAACTATCCAGCTGCCTCGAGCATGTTTCCCATTTCAATTTGTATgctcagaaaatagaaaatggaGTTTGTCCATGCAGGTGACATGTCTGACCCTGTCAAGCAGACAGTGGAATGTTCTCCAGCAGAGAAATGGTCTCAGGCTAATGACTGCTAGACCCCTGGCTGGGATGGCTGCCCTGACCAGTTCCTCACTTGCTCACCTCTGCAGGGCTCTCTCTGTGTTCCAACAGAACTTCCCAACAGCTCTCAGAGACTGATAGGATGGGTATCGTTACCCACTTTGGCAGATGAGGGAACAGATGCCCAGAAAGGTGAACTCCCACCAGTGCCAGTGGCAGAGCAGGGCTTGAGCCCCTATCTTCTCATTCATAGCCCAGTGCTCTGTCCTGTATACCAGGAGCCACAGGGGTGAGGCTTGCCTCGGTGTGCTCATCAGTAGAATGGGAAAGTGGGCTAGGAAGAACTCTTCCTTCACTTTAGGGCCTTTAGTAGTTTTGGCCTCCAATCCCTGGTTCTTACGTTCCTCTTTTCCCACTATCTCTTGGAATCACTGCCCTTGGATAAGGGAGGAAAGGGGCATTATAAAACTCTACCCAGACCAGGAACAATCCCCAAGCCAGTCCTGCTTGGCATCCCCACAACCACACTGACCCTCTCAGTAAGGCCAAGGGGGTGGGTCCCTGGGGCTGGGCTCACCTGGCACACCTTGCAGACCTCTCCCCGGTCCCAGCCGCAGTCTGCCCCGCAGTGGCCTACGAAGGGGGGGTAGCCGCTCAGCATAATGTAGAGGACCACACCCAGGCTCCACAGGTCACAGCGCTTGTCATAAAAAGTAGCCTCGTCTGTGAAGACTTCCACCACCTCGGGGGCCATGTATTCTGCAGAGCCACACTGTGGGGGCCAACGTTGCGGGAGGGGGAAAAGGCAGAAGAAGAAGAGAGGCTTAGTCACAAGAGAGGTGATGGCAAAGAGCAGAATATAACGGGAACTGAACAAGAGGGTGGAGTTATAGAGCAGGAAGTTATCATGAAAGCCAGCCAGAGAGCTCACTTGATACCACCGAAGCACTGAGAAAACATAGGCCAAGTGAACATCTGTAAACCGAGTCCTATAATCCCTCATGACCCACAGGATCAGTTCTAAGCCACCTTATCTTttaggtccttctccaggacgCAGATACCCTTGGTCAATAAGCTCCAGAAATCTCTCCTTGCCCCAGCTCTCTATAAACAGACACTTAATGTTCAAGTCCTTACATGTACTCTGGGAGGGGAATCTGTGGAGacccaatgtcagaaaacaaggATTTCTTAAAGTGAAGTCCCATCAAACTGCCCTGCTAGCTCAGAGCAAGGAAGTGTAAGAATTTAGAAGACCACCAAAGCTGGAAGAGCTCTTAGAACAAATCCAATCCCCCCTACCATCTATAGGTGGAAAAACCAAGGTCTAGAATGGGACAGGGATTTGTCCAAGCACAGCAGTGGCAGCCCCAGGGCAGAATCCAGGATTCCTCCCTCCCACTTGCACAGAAAACTGCTGATAGGAATAAAACAAATTCTTTTTTGCTCCCCTCCATGTTATTTCAGGttcaccaacacacacacaaaactaatTTGATGGGAAGATGGTAATCGAAGaaaggatattttctttgttattgGCAATTAGAGCTAATGACTTTGAGAACAAGGTAGCCCAGTGTATTAGAAGCTAATACAGAAACACTCTTAATAGTGTTGCTTAGAATAAGACACAATATAGGCATATTTAAATGAATGTCTTAGAAAAGGGTTATTAGAAAATTTCACTTATGAAGCATGTAAATCTCAAAAGAATCATAAAAAT
This region includes:
- the MKNK1 gene encoding MAP kinase-interacting serine/threonine-protein kinase 1 isoform X1, translating into MGSSEPFPIAESDKRKKKKRKVRATDSLPGRFEDVYKLTSELLGEGAYAKVQCAVSLQNGKEYAVKIIEKQAGHSRSRVFREVETLYQCQGNKNILELIEFFEDDTRFYLVFEKLQGGSILTHIQRQKHFNEREASRVVRDVAVALDFLHTKGIAHRDLKPENILCESTEKVSPVKICDFDLGSGVKLNNSCTPITTPELTTPCGSAEYMAPEVVEVFTDEATFYDKRCDLWSLGVVLYIMLSGYPPFVGHCGADCGWDRGEVCKVCQNKLFESIQEGKYEFPDKDWAHISNEAKDLISKLLVRDAKQRLSAAQVLQHPWVQGQAPERGLPTPQVLQSRNSSTMDLTLFAAEAIALNRQLSQHEENENQLAEESEALAEGLCLVKLSPPSKSRLARRRALAQAGRSADARRCPAPTAL
- the MKNK1 gene encoding MAP kinase-interacting serine/threonine-protein kinase 1 isoform X2, producing MGSSEPFPIAESDKRKKKKRKVRATDSLPGRFEDVYKLTSELLGEGAYAKVQCAVSLQNGKEYAVKIIEKQAGHSRSRVFREVETLYQCQGNKNILELIEFFEDDTRFYLVFEKLQGGSILTHIQRQKHFNEREASRVVRDVAVALDFLHTKGIAHRDLKPENILCESTEKVSPVKICDFDLGSGVKLNNSCTPITTPELTTPCGSAEYMAPEVVEVFTDEATFYDKRCDLWSLGVVLYIMLSGYPPFVGHCGADCGWDRGEVCKVCQNKLFESIQEGKYEFPDKDWAHISNEAKDLISKLLVRDAKQRLSAAQVLQHPWVQGQAPERGLPTPQVLQRNSSTMDLTLFAAEAIALNRQLSQHEENENQLAEESEALAEGLCLVKLSPPSKSRLARRRALAQAGRSADARRCPAPTAL